The Dasypus novemcinctus isolate mDasNov1 chromosome 2, mDasNov1.1.hap2, whole genome shotgun sequence genome includes a region encoding these proteins:
- the LOC101411396 gene encoding neuropeptide Y receptor type 6, with protein sequence MELSLSRTASHKSSAKSNNSAFFYFESCRPPSLALLLLLITYTVVLIMGLFGNLSLIIIIFKKQREAQNVTNILIANLSLSDILVCVMCIPFTVIYTVMDHWIFGGVMCKLTSYVQSVSISVSIFTLVLIAIERYQLIVNPRGWKPSVSHAYWGITLIWLFSLLLSIPFFLSYHLTDEPFRNLSLPADLYTHPVACVEKWPSKMSQLLFTTSLFMLQYCVPLGFILICYLKIVICLRRRNGKVDKKRENESRLSENKRINTMLISIVVTFGACWLPLNIFNVIFDWYHEVLMSCHHDLVFVVCHLVAMVSTCINPLFYGFLNKNFQKDLVVLVHHCWCFAPREKYENIAISTVHTDESKGSLKLAHTPTGI encoded by the coding sequence ATGGAACTTTCCCTAAGCCGTACAGCATCTCACAAATCCAGTGCAAAAAGCAACAACTCTGCGTTTTTCTACTTTGAGTCTTGTCGACCCCCTTCTCTTGCCTTACTCCTACTACTCATAACCTATACTGTGGTCTTAATCATGGGACTTTTTGGAAACCTCTCCCTCATTATCATCATCTTTAAGAAGCAGAGAGAAGCTCAGAACGTCACCAATATATTGATTGCcaacctctctctctctgacatCTTGGTTTGTGTCATGTGCATCCCTTTTACTGTCATCTACACTGTGATGGATCACTGGATATTTGGGGGTGTCATGTGCAAACTGACCTCTTACGTGCAGAGCGTCTCCATCTCTGTGTCCATATTCACACTTGTGTTAATTGCTATTGAAAGATACCAGCTGATTGTGAACCCCCGCGGCTGGAAGCCCAGTGTGTCTCATGCCTACTGGGGTATCACATTGATTTGGCTGTTTTCTCTTCTGTTgtccattcctttcttcctgtcctATCATCTCACTGATGAACCCTTCCGCAACCTCTCTCTCCCCGCTGACCTCTACACCCACCCAGTCGCCTGTGTGGAGAAATGGCCCTCCAAAATGAGCCAGCTCCTCTTTACTACCTCCCTGTTTATGCTCCAGTATTGTGTCCCTCTGGGCTTCATTCTCATCTGCTACCTGAAGATTGTTATCTGCCTCCGCAGGAGAAACGGGAAGGTAGACAAGAAGAGGGAAAACGAGAGCCGGCTCAGTGAGAATAAGCGGATCAACACGATGTTGATTTCCATCGTGGTGACTTTTGGGGCCTGCTGGCTACCCTTGAACATCTTCAATGTCATCTTCGACTGGTATCATGAGGTGCTGATGAGCTGCCACCATGACCTGGTATTTGTAGTTTGCCACTTGGTTGCTATGGTTTCTACATGTATAAACCCTCTCTTTTATGGTTTTCTCAACAAAAATTTCCAGAAGGATCTGGTGGTGCTTGTTCACCACTGCTGGTGCTTTGCACCTCgggaaaaatatgaaaacattgcCATCTCCACTGTGCACACAGATGAATCCAAAGGGTCTTTAAAATTGGCTCACACACCAACAGGTATATAA